In Castanea sativa cultivar Marrone di Chiusa Pesio chromosome 6, ASM4071231v1, a single window of DNA contains:
- the LOC142640594 gene encoding uncharacterized protein LOC142640594, with product MTTFTVGGKDLCQADSKSFTTQWTLLLPTSDVLQLRKFEATLMTCLLYDPYLKARIASASALAVMLDGPSTIFLQVAEYKESSKYGSFMALSSSLGQILMQLHAGILYLIQRETHSRLLASLFKILMLLVSSTPYSRMPGELLPTVITSLQTRINEGFSFKSDQTGLLAATVSCLTAALSTSPSLQVREMLLEEISTGFLEAEKKSSVLFAIFLYSEQLTSPNICFEALQALRAVSHNYPNIMFACWERVSTIVYGFFMVATPKVPARSWTGNVGDIAGVIGEKVLTAAVKERGNKYWSFTYFYMDVMI from the exons ATGACAACTTTTACTGTTGGCGGGAAGGATCTCTGTCAAGCTGATTCCAAATCATTTACAACCCAATGGACTCTGCTTTTGCCGACCAGTGATGTACTGCAACTTAG GAAGTTTGAAGCAACTTTAATGACATGTTTGCTATATGATCCTTATTTAAAG GCTCGGATTGCTTCTGCCTCAGCTCTGGCAGTCATGTTGGATGGGCCTTCCACCATTTTTCTGCAGGTAGCAGAATACAAAGAATCTTCCAAATATGGATCTTTTATGGCACTTTCAAGTTCCCTTGGACAGATACTAATGCAACTACATGCAG GGATTCTGTACTTAATCCAGCGTGAAACTCATAGTAGATTGCTGGCGTCCTTATTCAAGATTCTCATGCTTTTAGTATCATCCACACC ATATTCAAGAATGCCTGGAGAGTTGTTGCCAACCGTTATTACATCTCTTCAGACTAGGATCAATGAAGGGTTTTCATTCAAAAGTGATCAAACTGGCCTTCTG GCTGCTACTGTTAGTTGCTTGACTGCGGCGCTGTCGACTTCACCTTCCTTACAAGTCAGAGAAATGCTTTTAGAAGAGATATCTACAG GTTTCCTTGAGGCTGAAAAGAAGTCAAGTGTTCTTTTTGCAATATTTCTATACTCAGAACAACTAACCAGCCCAAATATATGCTTTGAGGCTCTCCAG GCACTTAGAGCTGTGTCACACAATTACCCAAACATTATGTTTGCATGTTGGGAACGAGTTTCCACCATTGTTTATGGCTTCTTCATGGTAGCAACTCCTAAAGTACCTGCAAGGTCATGGACGGGAAATGTTGGAGACATTGCTGGGGTTATTGGGGAAAAAGTTCTTACAGCTGCAGTCAAGGAAAGGGGAAATAAATATTGGTCATTTACATATTTCTATATGGATGTAATGATATAA